Within Vespa velutina chromosome 8, iVesVel2.1, whole genome shotgun sequence, the genomic segment aactgtTTTGTGGAACttgaacaaatattaattcaaaattatttcgtattaatatttGCCTTTTTTTGTTAAGTGAAATTCTCGGTTTTAATTCTATATGTTGAGTTTCATTGTGtcaaatatgttaaaaataaacttattCATTGAAATAGTATGAATGGTATgagtgaaaatattattaatgactaGAATGAGTTAATTTCTAGATGGCTAAAGTTTTTTTCAATATGGAAGACTTGAGCAGGACAATACAGCTTATGGCAGAAAACATTCACGTACGTATGCTATATGCCACCTACTGTTGCAGCTCTCTGAAACCCGTTGCAATAACTATATAGAATGAAATcctatattattctatatgtTTTTGGATGttgtaatatttccaaatttttGACAAATACTATTATTCATGCAGCGTGGAAATGAGAGTCAATCCAGTAGTTTACTTAGAATATAAACAGATATTCTAAGggcattaaataaaaattattgaaatgaaGTGAGTAGGACCAGTCatgattagaaatataaatgtaagaatttttatcaataatagtCTAATAGTTGCGCTTTGCGTTACGTTTGATTCGTGATTACAGGTGGTAAAACTCCGGATATTGGTTCTAGGACATTTACTGAAATTATGCGGGAACAATTGCTTAAAGGAGAAGAAACTGAGGTGTGTAATGATAACTTCAAATTCtataaaagtttaataaatgtatatataacggaattatacattatacatataccatCAATCTCTAAtaccccctccccctttaGCTAAGTTATTTTACCACAGTGGTTttgttttacaaaataattttactaattaaataactatctaataatttataatataataaacttttaataatatatttataattgaaaataaaatattatcttaatatttaactatactttatataaatctagtattttacacatttttattatatttttaagcaTAATGTTAAcctaattttatttgtaaatttttagttaagaaagaaattagcAGAAAAAGCCAAGGAGGGTACTTTAAAAGCAAATGGTGAACCTAAACCAGTACCTAAAAAAAGAGGACGTTGGGACCAAACAGATGATGTTCCTACGTCTAAGAAAATATCTGGAACTTCAGCTACGCCAACTTCATGGGATAATGCTGATGTGAGAATCACAACAGTttcaaatataacattttttaattattatttatatttatttttatgtattatttatatactatttatgtactatttatatactatttatttttcaaataaattttataggtAACTCCAGCTGCTATTAGATGGGATGAAACTCCTGGTCATGGTAAAGGAGGAGAAACACCTGGGGCTACCCCAGGAATAAGCACTAGAATGTGGGATGCCACACCAGGGCATGCGACTCCTGGTGCTGCTACTCCTGGTAGGGAAACACCATCACATGAAAAAACTGTTTCGAGTCGTAGAAATCGTTGGGATGAAACACCAAAAACAGAAAGAGGTAAATTCAGAGTGAATGTTAAAATGAATTACTGTTTCTGAAATAGTAATAGAACAAATTGtaagtaatataaacattaaaaatagaaacaccTGGACATAGCAGTGGATGGGCCGAAACTCCCAGAACTGATAGAGTAACTGGAGATTTAATTCAAGAAACGCCAACACCATCAGCCAGTAAAAGGCGTAGTCGATGGGATGAAACGCCATCAAATCAAACGCCTGGATCCATGACACCGCAAACACCTGCTACTCCACTTACAACTCCACACCAAGCTAGTGTTTTAACTCCAAGTGGAGTTACACCCACAGGACCTAAAGCAATGGGTTTGGCAACTCCAACACCAGGACATTTGATGTCTATGACACCAGAACAATTACAAGCTTACCgctgggaaaaagaaatagatgaaAGAAATAGACCACTTTCTGATGATGAATTAGATGCTTTATTCCCGCCTGGTTATAAAGTTCTACAACCACCTGCAGGTATTTCTGTATTTTGTGCATTGATAGTAAACCTGTAAATGAAgccatatgtatgtaattatatgtttttaaattgttatatttttaataggatATATACCAATACGTACACCTGCAAGAAAGCTCACAGCAACACCAACTCCTATTGCTGGTACACCCCAAGGATTCTTTATTCAGACTGAAGATAAGAATGCAAAATTTGTAGACAATCAACCAAAGGGCAATTTACCATTTATGAAACCAGAAGATGCtcaatattttgataaacTCTTAGTTGATGTGGATGAAGAAACTCTCAGTccagaagaacaaaaagaaaggaaaattatgaAACTACTTCTAAAAATTAAGAATGGTACACCACCTATGAGAAAGGCTGCTCTAAGACAAATTACAGATAAGGCAAGAGAATTTGGAGCTGGACCACTGTTCAATCAAATTCTGCCTTTATTGATGTCTCCTACTCTTGAAGATCAAGAAAGGCATCTGCTTGTAAAAGTTATTGATCGTATTCTCTATAAATTAGATGATTTGGTTAGACCATATGTGCACAAggtaagaatattatattggttaagatcaaatatattatttacttattagaataattatgatatataaatacaatgttttatttttcatagattttGGTTGTTATTGAACCTTTGTTAATTGATGAAGATTATTATGCACGTGTTGAAGGTAGAGAAATCATTTCCAATTTAGCAAAAGCCGCAGGTTTAGCTACTATGATTTCCACCATGAGACCTGACATCGATAATATTGATGAATATGTTCGTAACACAACTGCTAGAGCATTTGCTGTGGTTGCTTCTGCTTTAGGAATACCTTCACTATTACCATTCTTAAAAGCTGTATGTCGTAGTAAAAAGTCTTGGCAAGCAAGACATACAGGTATTAAAATCGTACAGCAAATCGCTATCCTTATGGGATGTGCTATATTACCACATTTGAAAAGCTTAGTCGAAATAATAGAACATggtaaatatcaaattatattatattatattagattagctaataaataatatcagaattttcagtattttgtatttaaataaataatataagtatttaatattttttactaaaaaTGTCGACATGACTTGTTggctataatataatttatttattttcaaagataaataattttatttgtaggACTGGTGGATGAACAACAAAAAGTTCGTACTATCACTGCATTAGCTATAGCAGCTTTAGCTGAAGCAGCTACACCATATGGTATTGAAAGCTTTGATTCTGTTTTAAAACCATTGTGGAAAGGTATACGGACACATAGAGGGAAAGGCTTAGCTGCATTTTTAAAAGCAATTGGATATCTTATACCGCTTATGGACGCTGAATATGCTAATTACTATACTCGCGAAGTGATGTTAATTCTTATTCGAGAATTTCAGTCTCCTGatgaagagatgaaaaaaatagttttgaaagtaagatatatttaaattatttactttaataatttttctttttatataatatataacttacaatttataattaggTTGTCAAACAATGTTGCGGAACTGATGGCGTCGAAGcacaatatataaaagatgaaattCTGCCACAtttctttaaacatttttGGAATCACCGAATGGCATTGGATCGTAGGAATTATCGACAGGTATCTTGCATTTACAcactttttatttgattaaaaatattatgtataaaagtataatgtaaatataaattacgtgAATATTACAGCTTGTTGATACAACCGTAGAAATAGCAAATAAAGTTGGTGCatcagaaattattaatagagtAGTAGATGatttaaaagatgaaaatgaacaatatagaaaaatgGTTATGGAAActattgaaaagataatggGTAATTTAGGAGCAGCTGATGTCGATTCTCGTTTGGAAGAACAACTTATTGATGGTATACTATATGCATTTCAAGAGCAAACTACAGAggtacattatattttttctaatcgtaatacatttttttattaattgtaataattgatagtataaataattatttttcattataggATGTTGTAATGCTTAACGGCTTCGGTACTATTGTCAATACATTAGGAAAAAGAGTTAAGGCTTATTTACCTCAAATATGCGGTACCATATTATggagattaaataataaatctgcTAAAGTACGACAACAAGCAGCTGATCTAATTTCACGTATTGCAGTTGTTATGAAAACCTGTCAAGAAGTAAAATTAgtattctataaattttttaaccaaataacatattatacaaattcttaaatataataaacaaattcttaaatattttaggAAAAACTTATGGGTCATCTAGGTGTTGTACTTTATGAATATTTAGGTGAAGAATATCCAGAAGTTTTAGGCAGTATTTTGGGAGCTTTAAAAGCTATTGTTAATGTGATAGGAATGACCAAGATGACTCCAcctataaaagatttattaccACGATTGACtcctattttaaaaaatagacATGAAAAGGTTATACaacttttataacaaaattatattattaaaaaattattaaattcattattttataggtACAAGAAAATTGTATCGATCTTGTAGGTAGAATAGCAGACAGAGGACCCGAATACGTATCCGCTCGTGAATGGATGAGGATATGTTTTGAActtttagaattattaaaagcaCATAAAAAAGCAATTAGACGAGCAACCGTAAATACTTTCGGTTATATTGCAAAAGCTATCGGGTAAATACCAAaccaaaaaatattacaaataaatgaaataataaaaaaaattaattaataatcaaattaaaaaaaatatatttacgttttCAGACCACATGATGTTTTAGCTacacttttaaataatttaaaagttcAAGAACGTCAGAATCGTGTATGCACAACCGTAGCTATAGCCATAGTTGCAGAAACATGTAGTCCATTTACAGTTTTACCAGCATTGATGAATGAATACAGAGTACCTGAATTAAATGTCCAAAATGGTGTACtaaaatctttatcttttttatttgaatatattggAGAAATGGGAAAAGATTATATCTATGCTGTTAGTCCATTATTAGAAGATGCACTCATGGATAGGTAAGTTCATTGTATAATTACATACTTTTGTTATTGTGAGAACATAttgatataatgatatatcaaTTTCAATGACATTACAGTATAttcacaattaattttattacataatagGGATTTAGTACATAGACAAACAGCTTGTGCAGCTATTAAACATATGGCACTTGGTGTTTATGGTTTTGGCTGCGAAGACgcattaattcatttattaaatcatgTATGGCCCAATGTTTTTGAAACTTCACCACATTTGGTGCAAGCATTTATGGATGCAGTTGATGGTTTACGTGTTGCACTTggtccaataaaaatattacaatatacatTACAGGtatattaatcttatataGATTCCATTTAAATGTTGTGTATGTAGATATTCGGTTTATTtagcaatattaattttctagcatattaataattaataattagcaatattaataatattaaataattattattattatttcctatatataccttattttgtatttttgattTAGGGTTTATTTCATCCCGCTAGAAAAGTTCGAGATGTgtattggaaaatatataattctctttatattGGTGGACAAGATGCTCTTGTTGCTGGTTATCCACGAATTATGAATGATCCAAAGAATCAATATATAAGATACGAATTGGactatattttgtaataaataagtacAATGTGCAAACTATGTAATATCTATGACAATTATTACaatcaatttataatacattataaaaaatgtgtttcatattatattgaatcaaattaatatagctacaatatttattttttgtttgctttatTCAATAAACCATATAAATAgtttaagaaaatttctatttaaattagtaattatgattattaataaaactgtaaaaataaaagcctATGTAACAATTGTATCTAATTGATTTcgcaatattatatatttttgaataattataatagtacaCAAAATCTAATTTTAAGCATGTTGAAGATATTgcataaacattttaaatatatttatctatatagtgaaattataataagaaaacaatCCGTGATGCATTAATACTCTTAATGTTTTCGATCttgtatatgaaaaatttcatattattgttgtttccATCAATAATTCTAAAGGTACTTGAATCGTTTTTTCTCtgattattttcaagaagttaattatcagaaaaaagaagaaattgtaacgattaaacgaaatatatgCAATATGCACTTGCATAAATCTATGTAAATTCAAATTCCATCGAAAAGAATTCTATTACGATTACGTTTTACAAAAGTTGTTCCCGCCAAATAATTCTtgcatgataaaaaaaatacttagaCGTTGCCAACTATATAAACCGAATATGATTCAAATATATCAACCAGAGCATTTTTACATTGCAAAACATTATTCGAAGAGAACAATCTCAGTTCaacaaatgatatttatgTAACGATAAGACAGAAGACAAGTTGAAGTATTTTGAATTCAAGCTCGAtaagaaagatttatatattaatgtgaCAATCAAAGTTATGAAATCATCGTTCGAAAAGTCGGTTTTCGTTAGGTTGGTATAATTTGTCCTCACGGTAGTTTCCGGTCTTCACGGTGTATGCCAGGTGTAAATGCATGCATTTTCACAAGCCGCCGTGAAAAAACGCGCTTTGTCAAGAATTGATGAACCTTTATGTGAATTAAAATTGGTATGgtgtatgtaataatatttggaATACATTgtcgatttatattatcataacgGAATAATAGTAAACTACGGTCAACTGTTTTGCATTATTATTCGTGATAGCGTTCACTTATTACGTACGTGCATCATCAGTTAAAAAACACATCGGTCTCTGTATTCATGCCAATTTGTCATCGTTGTACCATCGTATCGTTTAAAAAGAACGTAAGAACAAATAAATCGTCCaatcttctttgttttttgttttcttctttaacgcataaaaataaaaagaaaacttcttATTTGTAAGATCGATTATCAAGCAACAAAAGCCGCAAACGAGCGGATGTTAAGTGATTTTGACATCAAGCGTTGACATGCCGCTTCTTCGTAAGCAGCCGTTTCAACGTCTTCACGTCTCCTCCGACTTTAAGGATGACGATGAGGTTTTCCACTGTGAAGTTACTAATGAGATCTTCAAAGACTACAAGTAAGTTAATaacattaagaaaaattgtatcaaGAAAaactttgtaattttattgtgTTCATTTGGATTTACTCTCTTTATAAAgtttactttaatatttagaattatattcgtatcttttttaatagtatagaatattgtttttatttatttatttacctttaaatatatgtaatttatttagcTTTGAAATGATAGCAAAAGtgctcatttattttttagttttatcttttagataaatattatatagctattactattaataattctttatttgaaaagttatgcgattcatttgttaatattatatattgcagTGAATTTTGTGAGAGAATTATTCTATGCAACTCTCTTATATGGTCATGCAGTATTACAGGAAGAACTAATATGACATATGAAGAAGCATTGCAATGTGAAGAAAATGCTAAAAGAAGTCTAAAGGAGTTTCCGATGGaagtatgatatatttatatataatattattccatATTATGTTATTTGTTTTCCTATTTAATGAGTCATAGTGACAGTGCATTAAACAGAAGTATTTAAACATACTTTAGACTGTGTTATGCAtgtaatacttattatttggACTATACTGTTGCATTACTTCTCTTATATCTTAGGACCTTATTTTTCATAGTTACGGATTCCTATATTATACCTTGCCAGTAAAACAAATAGATCATCTTTTAATGAAATGGTAGAGGATGTTTATCAATTTGCAAGAGATCGATACTTTGTTGGTGAAATGGTTGAAGCAAGTTTTACTGAAGAATCATGGTGTGATTGTCATGTTCTCCAAGTTATTGAACCAACAGAACAACAACTTAAACCTTATACTAAAGATACTAGCaggtacatattttatttctacataaatatttaaatattttcatcgatttaattattataatcgtaggTGTCCACAAGAACATCAGTATCATCCACCAGCCAAGTTATTTCGTTATGAAGTAGAACAATTAGATTGTGGAGATTCTGATGTTAGTCAACTTATGATAGTAGAAGCTGGACAAGTAAGAAGACGAAAACAGCATTATAGTAGggaacgtaataaaatatttctccgTCAGCTCTgtgaacaaaatgaaaatggtATATGGATAGTTAAGGTTAGCAGAatgtaacaattattatatttgtaatgtaaataatttgtaatttaaatgtaataattatattcataatatttgctatattttaatttgttattttcctTAGGAGAGTGTCTTACAAAAATATGGTATCAGTAAAGTACGTTTTGATACAATATTTACTGGTCCTGCACCTGATTTTTCTCAGCGTACCAAAAAAGTAGTAAAACATAAACAAGAATCTATAGAAAAATTCCTTACTTCAGATGTATCCAAACATAGAACCTTTGAAAAACCTGACCCATTAAAAAAAGTGAATGAAACTGGAATAGTtgtgaaaaaatatagaaaaccAAGGTAAGgtttttctattatacttaataaaaaattacatgaTATTATAAGATTTTCTTAATGCTTTAAAGTTTATCAACAGAACAAATGGGAAATTTAAAGAAGACCTTAAAGCCAAAGCTCttgaagaaaaagcaaaacgtAAAGAGGAAAGAGTATTGAAaagtgaacgaaaaaaagaagagaaacaaaaattagcCGCTCTTGCTGCATATGTAAGACAATGGAATAAACCACGAGAAGATCTCGAATGTGAAGATCTTCGTCCTATTCCAGAATCTGTCCCAATTAATTCTAGTATACCTAATGAAAAGTTTGGTGATTGTGCATTTATCTTAGAATTTCTGGAGTTCTTCAACGAAGAGTTAGAAGTTGTTACATATTTTCCTGGTGGCTTTAACTTTGATTTATTAGAGAGATCAATGTTAACCAAAGAAGCTTCTGGACCATGGAGCGATTTATTACAGTTACTActgtcaaatattttcaaataccaAGCAGCAGAGGAAGATGAAATTCATGCACATGCGTCTAACATAGTagttgatattaatatatatgaaggAGTATCATCTATGGAAAAATCAGTAAAATTAGCAACCATAGCTTCTAAATGGTGTCAAACACAACATGGATGCAAGTTATCAGAGCTTACATTAGATCATACAACATTAAGTGAGATTTTAAGACAGCATTTATTAAGTTCTGGTGGTCGAATAAGCGAAGCTGCTTCAAAATGGCGCTATTCTCAACGAGGTATGAATTAGATTTCTTCTTATATCTGTGAAaacattacaataaaatatgatttattgttAGGTGGATATACAAATCTTGATGATCCTGCACTTCTcttaagaataaatgaaacatatattttaagattGTTAGGGCATCGTAATGTTTGTGAATTTAATTTAGAtgacaaattaaaattagtaACATGTCTCATAAATCAATTACTTACTTTTGCTTCGATACGTGATTTTATTGAAGAAAGACATGAAAAACTTCATCaagcaaagaaagaattaaaactaTTTATGATTgctgaacaaaaaaaaggaaaggaagaaaaagaaaaattgaaagaaaaagaaggaaaactaGACGACGAGGATCAGAAACCGAAGAAAATTACACGTGGTAATtgcgaggaagagaaaaagagagaagaatatgaatataaattaaaagaattgcAGGAAGCATCCAGAGACAACAAAATGATGGTATATTTAGGTGCAGATAGAGCTCATAGGAGATATTGGAGATTCTTATCAATACCAggttattttaaattaatagatatatatctagttataaagtaattaatttcatgTTTCCTttctgtaataatatattattaattgcaaACTATATTGCCTTTTCACATATAGGCTTATTTGTGGAAAATGATGAATGGTGGCCAGGTAATTGTCTTCCTGAAGGAACTCCATATAATCCAGAgttaaaagatagagaagcaACGTACgcatatttaagaaataaatttgaagatGAATTTAGTGATAAAGAAAACAGTTTTAAAAAAGCTAGAAAATCACCAAAAAAAGTTACATTTTCTGAGAAAAATGGTGTTAAATCTCctagaaaagattttaaacaTGAGTTAACAGATATTAGACATAATTTAATGGCATGTACAGGAGATAAAGATTGTCCTATACACTGGAAGAGATGTGGATCTAAATGGAGTTTTTATGGGAAAATAGAAGATATAGaaactttaataaattctCTAAGTAAAAGAGGAATTAGAGAAGGTGAATTACGTAATAACCTAGAACATGAAATGTCTAGTTTAATATCTGTAATTGAGGAATGCCCCAGACATAAATTGAATCCTGAAGTTGTAAGTATCTTGATTGTAATTATGAAATACAAGATGACATACAAATTTACTGTTTGTATTAGTTTTCAGAACCTGTAAAAGGACAGGCCAATAAGactggaaagaaaaataaatatgaaaatgctAACCTAAATTTTCCTACTAACTTGTCAGTTGATAATGTAATGGAAATGACATtaagagattttattttagactttgaggaaaaaattaaaggtGGTTGTTTAGGAAATTTAAAAGTTAT encodes:
- the LOC124950852 gene encoding bromodomain adjacent to zinc finger domain protein 1A isoform X6 encodes the protein MPLLRKQPFQRLHVSSDFKDDDEVFHCEVTNEIFKDYNEFCERIILCNSLIWSCSITGRTNMTYEEALQCEENAKRSLKEFPMELRIPILYLASKTNRSSFNEMVEDVYQFARDRYFVGEMVEASFTEESWCDCHVLQVIEPTEQQLKPYTKDTSRCPQEHQYHPPAKLFRYEVEQLDCGDSDVSQLMIVEAGQVRRRKQHYSRERNKIFLRQLCEQNENGIWIVKESVLQKYGISKVRFDTIFTGPAPDFSQRTKKVVKHKQESIEKFLTSDVSKHRTFEKPDPLKKVNETGIVVKKYRKPRTNGKFKEDLKAKALEEKAKRKEERVLKSERKKEEKQKLAALAAYVRQWNKPREDLECEDLRPIPESVPINSSIPNEKFGDCAFILEFLEFFNEELEVVTYFPGGFNFDLLERSMLTKEASGPWSDLLQLLLSNIFKYQAAEEDEIHAHASNIVVDINIYEGVSSMEKSVKLATIASKWCQTQHGCKLSELTLDHTTLSEILRQHLLSSGGRISEAASKWRYSQRGGYTNLDDPALLLRINETYILRLLGHRNVCEFNLDDKLKLVTCLINQLLTFASIRDFIEERHEKLHQAKKELKLFMIAEQKKGKEEKEKLKEKEGKLDDEDQKPKKITRGNCEEEKKREEYEYKLKELQEASRDNKMMVYLGADRAHRRYWRFLSIPGLFVENDEWWPGNCLPEGTPYNPELKDREATYAYLRNKFEDEFSDKENSFKKARKSPKKVTFSEKNGVKSPRKDFKHELTDIRHNLMACTGDKDCPIHWKRCGSKWSFYGKIEDIETLINSLSKRGIREGELRNNLEHEMSSLISVIEECPRHKLNPEVFSEPVKGQANKTGKKNKYENANLNFPTNLSVDNVMEMTLRDFILDFEEKIKGGCLGNLKVIDRDSWRKAINNESYDKQCEKLVYGINEIDADVAPNIVLDKVKNESKQSRPGTPDSEISSINIRNYKDPGKYLGPPNENEIYPDPKQQTNIKQMACAILQLSHAIEQRYLKKPLGTDEKDKKWSCEEARDKWEQSLMASTSWSQLFVHLNTLENSIAWGRSAFNAQCRVCRRRRDAENMLLCDGCNKGHHLYCLKPKLNAVPEGDWFCSTCKPPEIKPKEKVKKRRKFEDEIDEDLILTKETRHNRAKRIPGSEDEEDQDKDQKDEMEEGSDEDINKSINVCSSCKSGGKLISCDICSNHFHLECIEPPLSRMPRGRWSCISCKERRKPISKFDSNSDDTEPRQTRRATKRAAENFQEDKTVKGYMTKLQELLLDIRHHRDSWPFLSPVTKDEVPDYHDIISNPMDFGTIKYKLGNGGYENLQQFFNDCHLVFENCQAYNQEHSSVYNYVYRAGSRLLKYFEKRCKEIGLNFEDDTGQSIAKKPKLNRSDTNENGIENGDNLEVLKKR
- the LOC124950852 gene encoding bromodomain adjacent to zinc finger domain protein 1A isoform X9, whose translation is MPLLRKQPFQRLHVSSDFKDDDEVFHCEVTNEIFKDYNEFCERIILCNSLIWSCSITGRTNMTYEEALQCEENAKRSLKEFPMELRIPILYLASKTNRSSFNEMVEDVYQFARDRYFVGEMVEASFTEESWCDCHVLQVIEPTEQQLKPYTKDTSRCPQEHQYHPPAKLFRYEVEQLDCGDSDVSQLMIVEAGQVRRRKQHYSRERNKIFLRQLCEQNENGIWIVKESVLQKYGISKVRFDTIFTGPAPDFSQRTKKVVKHKQESIEKFLTSDVSKHRTFEKPDPLKKVNETGIVVKKYRKPRTNGKFKEDLKAKALEEKAKRKEERVLKSERKKEEKQKLAALAAYVRQWNKPREDLECEDLRPIPESVPINSSIPNEKFGDCAFILEFLEFFNEELEVVTYFPGGFNFDLLERSMLTKEASGPWSDLLQLLLSNIFKYQAAEEDEIHAHASNIVVDINIYEGVSSMEKSVKLATIASKWCQTQHGCKLSELTLDHTTLSEILRQHLLSSGGRISEAASKWRYSQRGGYTNLDDPALLLRINETYILRLLGHRNVCEFNLDDKLKLVTCLINQLLTFASIRDFIEERHEKLHQAKKELKLFMIAEQKKGKEEKEKLKEKEGKLDDEDQKPKKITRGNCEEEKKREEYEYKLKELQEASRDNKMMVYLGADRAHRRYWRFLSIPGLFVENDEWWPGNCLPEGTPYNPELKDREATYAYLRNKFEDEFSDKENSFKKARKSPKKVTFSEKNGVKSPRKDFKHELTDIRHNLMACTGDKDCPIHWKRCGSKWSFYGKIEDIETLINSLSKRGIREGELRNNLEHEMSSLISVIEECPRHKLNPEVFSEPVKGQANKTGKKNKYENANLNFPTNLSVDNVMEMTLRDFILDFEEKIKGGCLGNLKVIDRDSWRKAINNESYDKQCEKLVYGINEIDADVAPNIVLDKVKNESKQSRPGTPDSEISSINIRNYKDPGKYLGPPNENEIYPDPKQQTNIKQMACAILQLSHAIEQRYLKKPLGTDEKDKKWSCEEARDKWEQSLMASTSWSQLFVHLNTLENSIAWGRSAFNAQCRVCRRRRDAENMLLCDGCNKGHHLYCLKPKLNAVPEGDWFCSTCKPPEIKPKEKVKKRRKFEDEIDEDLILTKETRHNRAKRIPGSEDEEDQDKDQKDEMEEGSDEDI
- the LOC124950852 gene encoding bromodomain adjacent to zinc finger domain protein 1A isoform X1; protein product: MPLLRKQPFQRLHVSSDFKDDDEVFHCEVTNEIFKDYNEFCERIILCNSLIWSCSITGRTNMTYEEALQCEENAKRSLKEFPMELRIPILYLASKTNRSSFNEMVEDVYQFARDRYFVGEMVEASFTEESWCDCHVLQVIEPTEQQLKPYTKDTSRCPQEHQYHPPAKLFRYEVEQLDCGDSDVSQLMIVEAGQVRRRKQHYSRERNKIFLRQLCEQNENGIWIVKESVLQKYGISKVRFDTIFTGPAPDFSQRTKKVVKHKQESIEKFLTSDVSKHRTFEKPDPLKKVNETGIVVKKYRKPRTNGKFKEDLKAKALEEKAKRKEERVLKSERKKEEKQKLAALAAYVRQWNKPREDLECEDLRPIPESVPINSSIPNEKFGDCAFILEFLEFFNEELEVVTYFPGGFNFDLLERSMLTKEASGPWSDLLQLLLSNIFKYQAAEEDEIHAHASNIVVDINIYEGVSSMEKSVKLATIASKWCQTQHGCKLSELTLDHTTLSEILRQHLLSSGGRISEAASKWRYSQRGGYTNLDDPALLLRINETYILRLLGHRNVCEFNLDDKLKLVTCLINQLLTFASIRDFIEERHEKLHQAKKELKLFMIAEQKKGKEEKEKLKEKEGKLDDEDQKPKKITRGNCEEEKKREEYEYKLKELQEASRDNKMMVYLGADRAHRRYWRFLSIPGLFVENDEWWPGNCLPEGTPYNPELKDREATYAYLRNKFEDEFSDKENSFKKARKSPKKVTFSEKNGVKSPRKDFKHELTDIRHNLMACTGDKDCPIHWKRCGSKWSFYGKIEDIETLINSLSKRGIREGELRNNLEHEMSSLISVIEECPRHKLNPEVFSEPVKGQANKTGKKNKYENANLNFPTNLSVDNVMEMTLRDFILDFEEKIKGGCLGNLKVIDRDSWRKAINNESYDKQCEKLVYGINEIDADVAPNIVLDKVKNESKQSRPGTPDSEISSINIRNYKDPGKYLGPPNENEIYPDPKQQTNIKQMACAILQLSHAIEQRYLKKPLGTDEKDKKWSCEEARDKWEQSLMASTSWSQLFVHLNTLENSIAWGRSAFNAQCRVCRRRRDAENMLLCDGCNKGHHLYCLKPKLNAVPEGDWFCSTCKPPEIKPKEKVKKRRKFEDEIDEDLILTKETRHNRAKRIPGSEDEEDQDKDQKDEMEEGSDEDINKSINVCSSCKSGGKLISCDICSNHFHLECIEPPLSRMPRGRWSCISCKERRKPISKFVRGRERERDKERLCAAAARSRIHGFAKSLLTTESTDWDADSNSDDTEPRQTRRATKRAAENFQEDKTVKGYMTKLQELLLDIRHHRDSWPFLSPVTKDEVPDYHDIISNPMDFGTIKYKLGNGGYENLQQFFNDCHLVFENCQAYNQEHSSVYNYVYRAGSRLLKYFEKRCKEIGLNFEDDTGQSIAKKPKLNRSDTNENGIENGDNLEVLKKR